The following proteins are encoded in a genomic region of Borrelia hispanica CRI:
- a CDS encoding BTA121 domain-containing protein surface lipoprotein yields YLEKCITRANPDDSNDHEITTQMTRNYDLLMLDANNDISKFKLVLLGIVETLKAKKKAKNALREYTNPRKDILEQRFKDAEAEYMRYLKGICNTLYFNEMYNNLLRKTDNSSQFKSILESIHFYGFSYHNFVIIMGQLDKDEQNALIFLEYAIINPSFDDPNDHEIIISAKRNYSFLTLYEDDISKLKLVLSGIVRTLKEKKLAEDALQKYTRIEKDVLEQRFQVIKTKYMKHLKNICNISSIDEMKSNLLNNADHSLQFRNIVESINYHISIEERLNIDEKNALAFLESVITIFNQSNLEFVTHTKYNFYIFILQIGNIDRLKAILLGIVKMLNATIEIEKVLENYSGANKEQFIQRLQKENTNYIKLLKRVCNTYSFVKMYSDLLNRADDVLQFISIDIDLKYYTKLIMKYNHVSALQIFTDRARMAVTELLYKFSLSDEHKETAMYLRKALVDTAKTYTNDTFYDLLSKLNVDRVKAIMNNMLEGHHLSLFYRASGIIKNIQVPDVKRRLQDRLDMAENKYLELLKNYSDVNFTVEQIYANLVGNKNAGSDFQSISTEAEAEIERLAEEGVAR; encoded by the coding sequence TTATCTTGAAAAATGTATAACAAGAGCTAATCCAGATGACTCGAATGACCATGAAATTACAACTCAAATGACGAGAAACTATGACCTATTGATGCTGGATGCTAATAATGATATTAGTAAATTCAAGCTGGTTTTGTTAGGTATTGTAGAAACGTTAAAGGCAAAGAAGAAAGCAAAAAATGCTCTTAGAGAGTATACTAATCCAAGGAAAGATATTCTTGAACAAAGATTCAAAGATGCAGAAGCAGAGTATATGAGGTATTTGAAGGGCATTTGCAATACTTTATATTTTAATGAAATGTATAATAATTTGTTAAGAAAAACAGACAATTCATCCCAATTTAAATCTATTTTAGAATCTATTCACTTTTATGGTTTTAGTTATCATAATTTTGTAATTATTATGGGACAATTAGATAAAGATGAACAAAATGCTTTAATTTTTCTTGAATATGCCATAATAAATCCTAGTTTTGATGATCCAAATGACCATGAGATTATAATTAGTGCAAAACGAAATTATAGTTTCCTTACGCTATACGAGGATGATATTAGTAAACTCAAGCTAGTTTTGTCAGGCATTGTAAGAACATTAAAGGAAAAAAAATTAGCAGAGGATGCTCTTCAAAAGTATACTAGGATAGAGAAAGATGTTCTTGAACAAAGGTTCCAAGTTATAAAAACAAAGTATATGAAGCATTTAAAAAATATTTGTAATATTTCTTCTATTGATGAAATGAAAAGTAATTTATTAAACAATGCGGATCATTCATTACAATTTAGAAATATTGTAGAGTCTATAAATTATCATATCAGTATTGAAGAACGGTTAAATATTGATGAGAAAAATGCTTTGGCTTTTCTTGAAAGTGTTATAACAATATTTAATCAAAGTAATCTTGAGTTTGTGACCCATACAAAATATAACTTTTATATTTTTATATTACAGATAGGAAATATTGATAGACTTAAAGCAATTTTGTTAGGGATTGTAAAAATGTTAAATGCGACAATAGAAATAGAGAAAGTTTTGGAGAATTATTCTGGAGCAAATAAAGAGCAATTTATACAAAGATTACAAAAGGAAAATACAAATTATATAAAACTCTTAAAAAGAGTTTGTAATACTTACTCTTTTGTTAAAATGTACAGTGATTTGTTAAATAGAGCAGACGATGTGTTGCAATTTATAAGTATTGATATTGATTTGAAATATTATACAAAACTTATAATGAAATATAATCATGTTTCTGCTTTGCAGATTTTTACTGATAGGGCAAGAATGGCAGTTACTGAATTACTTTATAAATTTAGTCTATCTGATGAACATAAGGAAACAGCTATGTATTTGAGAAAGGCATTAGTAGATACTGCTAAAACATATACTAATGATACGTTTTATGATCTATTGTCTAAATTAAATGTTGATAGAGTTAAAGCAATTATGAACAATATGTTAGAGGGTCATCATTTAAGTTTGTTTTATAGGGCTAGTGGAATTATTAAGAATATCCAAGTGCCGGATGTAAAGCGTAGATTACAGGATAGGTTAGACATGGCAGAAAATAAGTACTTGGAATTATTGAAAAATTATAGCGATGTCAATTTTACTGTTGAGCAGATATATGCCAACCTTGTAGGTAATAAGAATGCAGGTTCTGATTTCCAAAGTATTAGTACTGAAGCAGAAGCAGAGATAGAAAGACTTGCTGAAGAAGGAGTGGCAAGATAA